From a region of the Rhabdothermincola sediminis genome:
- the ilvC gene encoding ketol-acid reductoisomerase: protein MTEGKRLVANIYYEKDADRSVIANRKVAIIGYGSQGHAHALNLKDSGIDVRIGLREGSSSREKATAAGLKVASIAEASAEADLIMILAPDTEQKAIYERDIAPGLDDGDALFFAHGFNIRFGRIVPPAGVDVVMVAPKGPGHLVRRTYEEGGGVPCLLAVEQDATGKAKQLGLAYADAIGGARAGVIETTFTEECETDLFGEQVVLCGGTTALVQAGFQTLVDAGYQPEIAYFECLHELKLIVDLMYEQGISGMRYSISDTAEYGDLTRGPRVINDAVKAEMRVILEEIRSGKFAEEWIAESEAGRPNFLALEAAGKEAQIEKVGEQLRAMMPWISAGKTRVQDASGGQG from the coding sequence ATCACTGAAGGGAAGCGACTGGTGGCCAACATCTACTACGAGAAGGACGCCGACCGTTCCGTCATCGCCAACCGGAAGGTGGCGATCATCGGGTACGGATCACAGGGGCATGCGCACGCCCTGAACCTCAAGGACTCGGGCATCGATGTGCGCATCGGGCTGCGCGAGGGATCGAGTTCGCGGGAGAAGGCCACCGCTGCCGGGCTGAAGGTCGCGTCCATCGCGGAGGCTTCGGCCGAGGCGGACCTGATCATGATCCTGGCGCCCGACACGGAGCAGAAGGCCATCTACGAGCGCGACATCGCGCCCGGCCTCGACGACGGTGACGCGCTGTTCTTCGCCCACGGCTTCAACATCCGCTTCGGTCGCATCGTCCCGCCGGCCGGGGTCGACGTGGTGATGGTCGCTCCCAAGGGCCCCGGTCACCTCGTGCGCCGGACCTACGAGGAGGGTGGCGGCGTGCCGTGCCTGCTCGCCGTCGAACAGGACGCCACCGGCAAGGCCAAGCAACTCGGGCTCGCCTACGCGGATGCCATCGGCGGGGCGCGAGCGGGGGTGATCGAGACCACCTTCACCGAGGAGTGCGAGACCGACCTCTTCGGTGAGCAGGTGGTGCTGTGCGGAGGCACCACCGCCCTGGTCCAAGCGGGGTTCCAGACGCTGGTCGACGCGGGGTACCAGCCCGAGATCGCGTACTTCGAGTGCCTCCACGAGCTGAAGCTCATCGTCGACCTCATGTACGAGCAGGGCATCTCCGGGATGCGCTACTCGATCTCCGACACCGCCGAGTACGGCGACTTGACCCGTGGCCCCCGGGTCATCAACGACGCCGTGAAGGCGGAGATGCGGGTCATCCTCGAAGAGATCCGCTCGGGGAAGTTCGCCGAGGAGTGGATCGCCGAGAGCGAGGCCGGCCGCCCCAACTTCCTGGCTCTGGAGGCGGCGGGCAAGGAGGCCCAGATCGAGAAAGTGGGTGAGCAGCTCCGGGCGATGATGCCCTGGATCAGCGCGGGCAAGACCCGCGTGCAGGACGCCTCCGGCGGCCAGGGCTGA